One Sphingomonas endolithica genomic window, CATCACCGACACGTCCGCCGGCGCCACGCGCTCGATCGTCCGGGTGACCTTGAGCATCTCCGGCGCCGCGGTGATCATGCCGCCCAGCGCCGTCCCGGTGTCGTTCGCGACCAGCCGCCGGTTCTCGGCCTCCAGCGCATGGACGTGGAATGCGCGCGAAACGATCAGGCCGAGCTGGTCGATGTCGATCGGCTTGGCGTAGAAATCCCACGCCCCTTCCCCGATCGCGCGGAGCGCGCTTTCGCGCGCGCCGTGGCCCGAGGCGACGATGACCTTGGTATCGGGTTTCAGCCGCAAGATCTCGCGCAGGGTGATAAAGCCCTCGGTCGTGCCGTCGGGATCAGGCGGCAGGCCGAGATCGAGTGTCACGACGTCCGGTTCCTCGGCGCGAATGGCGTCCAGTGCGGATGCGCGGTCGGAAGCGACCACGACGTCATATCCTTCATAGGCCCAGCGTAGCTGCCGCTGCAGCCCGAGATCGTCCTCGACGATCAGCAGCTTGGGCAGCGATTGTGTCAGAGGCTTTGCGCGATCTGATTGAACGGTCATGCGGCCTGATCCAGTTGAATGTCCGATGCGCGGGCGAGCTCGATGCGGAAGGTGGTCCCCTCCCCTTCGCGGCTGGAGACGTGCACCGCGCCGCCCATCCCCTCGGTCAATTGCCGTGCCTCGAACGCCCCGATGCCGAACCCGCCGGGCTTGGACGAGACGAACGGCTTGAACAATTTATCGCGCACGAAGGCGGGCGACATGCCGCACCCGGTATCGACGATGCGGATCACGGCGCGCTTGCCTTCGGCTGCGACCATGATGTGCACGGGATCTTCTGGCGAGCTGGCATCGATCGCATTCTGTACGAGGTGCCCCAGCATCTGTTCCAGGCGCAACGGATCGGCGGCGGCCGTGGTCGCATTGCCGGTAACGAGGATCGGATGCTGCATACGGCCAGCCACCCGCTCGATCAGCGGCAGCAATCCGGTCGGCCGCAATTCCTCCGCCTGTGCGATGTGATGCTGCGAAAGGCGCGCCAGCAAGGCGTTCATGCGCCCGGCGGAATCCTGCAGGGTGGCGATCATGTCGGCGCGGAAATCAGGGTTGTGCGCGTGACGTTCCGCGTTGCGGGCGGTGAGCGTCAATTGGCTGACCAAATTCTTGATATCGTGCAGGATGAAGGCGAAGCGGCGGTTGAACTCGTCAAAGCGTTCGGCCTCGGCCAATGCCTCCTGCGCGCGCGCCTCGGCCAGGTGGCTCGCGACCTGCCGCCCGACGATACGGAGCAGATCGAAATCCTCCCAGTCGAGCGCACGGTCTACCGGTGGCCGCGCGAGCAGGATCGCGCCTTGCAGGCGGTGCAGATGCACCAGCGGCACCAGCACCCAGGCGGCGGACGCGTCCACGATCCAGGACGGCAGCGTGCTGCCGTCTTCGGTCTTGTCGTCGCCGCTACGCACCGCATCCAGTTCGATGATCCGCACGCTGCCGGTGAGATGACCGGTAGCGCCTTCGCCGAGCGGTGCGACGGGCAAGCGCTCACTCGCCCAATTCCACTCGGCGCTCACCCCCAGCCCATTGGTTTCTGGCACGAGCAATACGCCGGCAGGAGAATCGGTCAGATCGGCGACGGCCTTTACCACCCGTTGCTCCAGGGCGAGCACGCCATCCATTTTCCCGAGCGTCTCGGTGAACCGGATCCACTCGGCACGATAATCATAGCGATGGCGGAACAAGTGTTTGGCAAGCTTCACCTTGGCCCAGGCCTTCAGCCATGGCGATGATACCAAGGTCAGCACCGCCGTGGTCGAGCCGAATACGAACGCGGTCTGTGCGACACGCACATAATCGCCGCCGATCCGCGCGATCAGGCTGGTGGCGAGCACCGTGACCAGGAGATAAAGGATGACCGCCGCGAGCGAGAGCGATTGCCATGCGACCGAGCGAGACAGTCGCAACGTCCAGTCGCCATTCCGCAGCACCGCGACCGCGAACAGTGGTGCCAGCAAGGCCACCGCGACGCCGCGCAACGCGACGAGATCGTCTGCCCAGCTCTGGGTGACGTAGCCGATCGCATAAACGACCAGGTCGACGCCCCACATCGCCGCAAGCGCCACCACGAGCAACCGGATGCCACCCCGGTTGACTGGCGCAGCGGCGGCGTAGAGGTGATGCACGAGCACCAGCGCGCTGACCGCCACCATCATGCGCAGCGCCATGCGGCCATTGGCGAAGGCCGCCACGTCCAGCGGACGGAACTTGCCGGCGATCGCAACACCGATGGCGGCTACAAGGATCGCCGCTACCGTCGCGTACAACAAAGTGACCGTGCGGGCATAAGGGGCGGTACGATCGCGCCGCACCAGCGCATACATGAAGGCAAGCCAGCTGAAATCGCGCAGGCCTTCCGTGATGTGCGTGGCAACGTCGCCCGCATCGATGCCGGCCACCGCCAGCGCCCACAAGGCGGTGGCGATCAGCGCGACCAAGAACGTCAGCCTCGGTAGCGCAGTTGCCGCATCGCGTACTTGCGACAAGGCGATCATGCCGAACAGCAAGGCGGCCAGTGCGTGAGCCCAGAGGATGACGGTCAGCGCCACAGGCTCAGCGCGCCCCTTCCGGCCAGAGCACGACGCGGATCGTCTGCAGCAGGATCAGGATGTCGAGGAACGGCGAGTAGTTTTTGGCGTAATACAGGTCGTATTCGAGCTTCTGCCGGCTGTCCTCGATCGACGCGCCATACGGATAGTTTATCTGCGCCCAGCCGGTGATGCCCGGCTTCACCATGTGACGCTCGGCATAGTAATTGAGCTGTTGTTCCAGATCCTCGACGAACTGCGGGCGCTCAGGCCGCGGGCCGACAAAGCTCATTTCGCCCTTCAGCACGCTCCAAGTCTGCGGCAGTTCGTCGATGCGTAGCTTGCGGATGATGCGCCCCACCCGCGTGATACGCGGATCGTCCTTTTCGGCCCACATCGCCTTGCCGTCGATCTCCGCGTCCGTGCGCATCGAGCGCAATTTGATGCAGTCGAATGCGACATTGTACAGCCCGACCCGGCGCTGGCGGTAGAAGGCAGGGCCCTTGCTCTCAAGCTTGATGGCAAGGACGGTGAGCAGGATGACCGGCAACATCAGCGTGAGCAGCAGTGCGCTGGCAGCAATATCGAACAGCCGCTTGAACACGCTGGAGAACATGCGCCCGGAGGAGAAACCGTCGGAAAAGATCAGCCAGCTGGGGTTGACGCTCTGCAAGTCGACACGGCCGGTCTCGCGTTCGAGGAAGGTCGAGATCTCGTTGACGTGCACGCCCGTCGTCTTGATCCGTAACAGGTCCTTCAACGGCAGCGCGTTGCGGCGTTCCTCCAGCGCTAGCACCACTTCGCTGGCGTTCAGCAGCACGACATGGTCCGCGAGATTATAGATCGCGTCGCGGGAGATCGCTTCCGGGATGACGCGCTGCGACTCGCTCATCGACACATAGCCGACGACGACGAAGCCTGCCCCCGGGGTCGCCGCCAGCGCCTTCAACCGCGCCGCCCGCGCGCCGGCGCCGAGCACTACCACGCGACGCTTGAACGCCTGCCCACCGATCAGCTTGCCGAGCAGCACCCGGAGCGTGAGCAGCAAGATGGCGGCCGCGATCATGGAATAGAGCAGGTTAGACCGCCAGAAGGTGAGCTGCGGCACAAGGAAGAACAGCACGCTGAGGAAAATGATGCCGAGCGATACGGCGACCATGATGCGGGCGGCGGCATGCCGCAGCGACTGCAGCGAATTCGCCGCATAGACGCCCACCGCGATCATCGACAGTTCAAGCGACGCGGCGAACGTCAGCAACTGCGGTATGCGCGTGTGGATCGGCTCGACCAGCATGTCGATCTGCCGCGCGCGGTAGGACCAGCCGAATTCGGCCGCCACAATCAGCAACACGATGTCGAACAGCCCGAGCAGGAGCACGGCATGCGGCACATAATGCTTGAACAGCCTGATCATCTTGGCGTTGGTCCTGCGCGCGCCTGTGTAAAACATTCCGACACGTGCACATGCTGTCGCAGAAAATGACAAATGAACGATGAACGCCGCAATCTCCCGGCCGCGTGGTTCCGTTTCGTACCCGAAATGCCTAGATGGGGGCCAAGAGGAGAATATTTCGATGCCGCTTTCCCGACCGATCGTTCCTGTCATCCTTTCTGGCGGGTCGGGCACGCGGTTATGGCCGATGTCGACGCCCGAACGGCCCAAGCAGATGCTGCCGCTGACGGCCGAACAGACGATGCTGCAACTGACCGCGTCCCGCGCGACCGGCGAGCGCTTCGCGGCACCGATCGTTGTCGCCAATGCCCGGCACGCCGACATGATCGATACGCAACTGAGCGCGATCGAAGCCGCGGCGCAGACGATCATCCTGGAACCCGCCGGACGCAACACCGCGCCAGCGATCGCGCTGGCGGCGATCGCCGCGGGCGGCGGAGCGGAGGCGTTGCTGGTCATGCCATCCGACCATGTGATAGCCGATGTTCCCGCGTTCCATGCCGCGATCCACGCGGCGATGCCGATCGTCGAACAAGGTTGGCTGGTGACGTTCGGCATCGCCCCGCAGGCGCCAGAAGTGGGCTATGGCTATATCAAGGTCGGCGAAGAGATCACCGCAGGTGTCAACCGTGTCGCGCGCTTCGTGGAGAAGCCGCCGCTGGCGAAAGCGCAGGAGATGCTGGCGAACGGCGATCATGCCTGGAATGGCGGCATCTTCCTGTTCCGCGCCGACGTCTATCTGGGCGCGCTGGCGGTGCATGCGCCCGAGATGCTCGCAGCATGCCAGGATGCGATGGTCGGCGCCCGGCAAGACGGAAGGCGCGTCTTCCCCGATGCCGAGGCATTCGCGCGCTCGCCGGCCGACTCGATCGACTATGCGGTGATGGAGAAGGCGGAACGGGTGGCGGTGGTGCCGGTGGACATGGGCTGGAGCGATGTCGGCTCATGGGACGCGCTGCACGCGATCAGTGACCAGGATGACGACGGCAATGCCCATGCCAGCCATGGCGATGGAAAGGTGATAGCGCTCGAAACGGTCAATTGCCTGGTGCGCAGCGACGGCGTGCGCATCGCCATGGTCGGGGTCGAGGACCTGATTGTCGTGGCCAGCGGCAACGACGTACTGATCCTGCCGCGGGGGCGCAGCCAGGAGGTCAAGAAGCTGATCGAGGCGATGAAGGACGCTTGATCAGTCGCGTGCGAAAATCTCGCCGTGCGGGATGGTGAGATCGAGCGATGCCAAGATGAGGTCCGCGCCGGCATCGAGCCAATCGTCGATCCAGCCGGCGACACCCGTGCGCCGGACCAACCGCACCCGCTCGGTCTGCGGATCGACCAGCACGATCTCCTGCACGCCTGCAAGCTCACGATATTCCTGGAGCTTGATCTTCTGATCGTAGCTCGAGGTCGATGGTGACAGTATCTCGACCACGACTTGCGGATCGCCCAAGAGCTGCTTGCGCTCGTTACCCGGCGCGGAAGGATCGTTGCAGTACACTGTGACGTCCGGGAAGCGGATGGTTCGGTCGGCGGTGCGCGTCGCAAAATCCGACCCGTAAGGGCGACAACCGGAACCGCGCAGCTTCTGGCGAAGAAAGGCCGAGATATTGCCTGCCACCCGGGCATGCATCTCGGAACTGCCGGTCATCATATAGATCAGCCCGTCGTCGAGCTCCGCCTTGGCACCGCGGAAATCCATTTCGAGAAATTCCTCGACGCTGACGCGGCGATAGGCGGGATCAAGAGCGACGCCTGTCATGGGATAAAGATATACCGTTTGAACGGACAAACAAAGGGCCGCGGATTGCTCCACGGCCCTTTGGGTTCCAGCTTGGTGGCTGGGCTTGGACTGCTTGGCCGGCACGGGCAAAGCCCGCGCCTTTCGTCGGACGGAGCTGACGGCGTTGCCGCCAGCCCGCCGGCCGTTCTGATTTTTGTGTCCGGCGCAGCTTTCGCTGCGCCGGTCCAAAATCAGAAGTCCATGCCGCCCATGCCGCCCATGCCGCCGCCGCCGCCGCCCATGGGCATGGCAGGCTTGTCGTCCGGGAGCTCAGACACGGCGGCTTCCGTCGTGATGAGCAGGCCGGCAACCGATGCCGCGTCCTGCAGCGCAGTACGAACGACCTTGGTCGGATCGATCACGCCGGCTTCGACCAGGTTCTCGTACACATCGGTCTGTGCGTTGAAGCCCTGGTTGGCGTCGTTGCCCTCGAGCAGCTTGCCCGAGATCACCGCGCCGTCATGGCCGGCATTCTGTGCGATCTGGCGAACCGGAGCGTACAGCGCCTTGCGGACGATATCGATACCGCGGGTCTGGTCGTCGTTCGCGCCCTTCATGCCCTCAAGGCACTTGGTTGCGTACAGCAGAGCCGTACCGCCGCCGGGAACGATGCCTTCTTCGACGGCTGCGCGCGTTGCGTGCAGTGCGTCGTCGACGCGATCCTTGCGCTCCTTGACTTCCACTTCGGTCGACCCGCCGACCTTGATCACTGCAACACCGCCAGCCAGCTTGGCCAGGCGCTCCTGCAGCTTCTCCTTGTCGTAGTCGCTCGTCGTGTTCTCGATCTGCTGACGGATCGCATCGGTGCGGCCCTTGATCGACTCATGCTCACCGGCACCATCGACGATGGTCGTGTTATCCTTGTCGATCGTAACGCGCTTGGCAGTGCCGAGCATGCCAAGAGTAACCGACTCAAGCTTGATGCCCAGGTCTTCCGAGATCATCTCGCCCTTGGTGAGGATCGCGATGTCTTCCAGCATCGCCTTGCGACGATCACCGAAGCCCGGTGCCTTGACCGCTGCGACCTTCAGGCCACCGCGCAGCTTGTTGACGACGAGCGTGGCGAGCGCCTCACCCTCGATGTCCTCGGCGATGATCAGCAGCGGGCGACCCGACTGGACGACGGCTTCCAGGATCGGGAGCATCGCCTGCAGGTTGCTGAGCTTCTTCTCGTGGATCAGGATGTACGGATCGTTCAGTTCGACCGACATCTTCTCGGGGTTCGTGACGAAGTACGGCGACAGGTAGCCGCGGTCGAACTGCATGCCTTCGACGACGTCGAGCTCGAATTCGAGACCCTTGGCTTCCTCGACGGTGATCACGCCTTCCTTGCCGACGCGCTCCATCGCTTCAGCGATCTTCTCGCCGACGACGGTGTCGCCGTTTGCCGAGATGATGCCGACCTGGGCGACTTCCTTGGTGCCGGCAACCGGCTTCGAGCGCGACTTGATGTCCTCGACGACCTTGACGACGGCGAGATCGATGCCGCGCTTCAGATCCATCGGGTTCATGCCGGCCGAAACCGACTTCATGCCTTCGCGAACGATCGCCTGCGCCAGAACGGTGGCAGTGGTCGTGCCGTCACCGGCTACATCGTTGGTCTTCGAGGCGACTTCGCGCAGCATCTGCGCACCCATGTTCTCGAACTTGTCCTTGAGCTCGATTTCCTTGGCGACGGTGACGCCGTCCTTGGTGATGCGGGGCGCACCATAGCTCTTGTCGATCACGACGTTGCGGCCCTTTGGCCCCAGCGTGACCTTTACCGCGTCGGCGAGAATATCCACGCCGCGCAGGATGCGTTCACGTGCGTCACGCGAAAATTTTACGTCTTTTGCTGCCATGTTGGCTTGTCCTCAGATTGGTCGCGAAACTTCTGCAAGATCGCGCATATGGAAAACGGAAACAGGTATGAAGTTAGCCGACGATCCCCAGTATGTCGGATTCCTTCATGATCAGCAGGTCTTCACCGTCGATCTTGACCTCGGTGCCCGACCATTTGCCGAACAGGATCTTGTCGCCGGCCTTGACCTCAAGCGGGTGGATCTCGCCTGCTTCGTTCCGGGCACCGGTGCCAGCGGAGACGACTTCGCCTTCCTGCGGCTTTTCCTTGGCGGTCTCGGGAATGATGATCCCGCCTGCGGTCTTCTCTTCTGCCTCTACGCGGCGGACGAGGACGCGGTCATGCAACGGACGAAAGGTCATGCGTGCCAATCCTTATATAGTGAACGTGTGAAAGCTTGTTAGCACTCAAGCGTGTCGAGTGCCAGCACCGTCCATATGTGTTCGGCCGCTTGCCGCGTCAACCAAGACCAGGGAACTTTTCGGTGAGGCGAGTGTCCGGGGGCGATCAAGCGGGCAGCAGGCCGAGCCGCACCCGCGACGACCATCGCCAGACCAGCATGATCGACACCGCAAGCAGCCCGGCGGCGAGCCCGAGCCAGATGCCCACCCCCTGCCAGTGCAGTCCGAAGCCAAGCAGGATCGATGTGCCAAAGCCAATCACCCAATAGCCGAACAACGCTATCAGCATCGGCACGCGCGTATCCTGCAGCCCGCGCAGCACGCCTGCCGCCACCGCCTGCGCGCCGTCGACCAGCTGGAACAAGGCGGCGATCGCGAGGTACTGGACTGCCAGGCCGACGACGATCGCGTTTGCGGGCGCATCGACGTCGATATAGGCGCCGACGAACAATCGCGGCATGGCCCAGATCAGGCTCGCGGTCAGCACCATGAAGCCGATGCCGACAGTGAGTGCCACCCGCCCTGCCCGTGCGATCCAGCCATGATCGCTCGCGCCGTACGCCATGCCGACGCGGATCGTCGCCGCCTGCGAGATGCCGAACGGCACCTGGAAGGCAACGGCCGCGATGTTGAGCGCGACCGCATGCGCCGCGACCTCGTTGACGCCGATCAGCCCCATCAGCAGCGCCGCACCGCCAAACAGCGCACCTTCGAACACCCAGGTCAGCATGATCGGTATGCCCAACCGGACGATCTGGCGGAAACGCGGCCATTCGGTACGCCACCAGCGGCCGAACAGGCGAAAGCGCCGCAAGCGGCGGTCGCGCGTCAGGATGACGTAATAGGCCAGCATCATCGCCGTCATGCTGGCGACGCTCGCCCAGGCCGATCCCTCCAGCCCGAGCGCCGGGAAGCCGGCATTGCCGAACACCAGCAGCCAATTGCCGAGGACACCGATGCCCAGCGCGATCGCGCTGACGCCGAGTGCCCAGTTCGGCCGGCCAAGGGCGGCGGCGGCGGTGCGCATCACCCCGGCGGCGACGCCCGGCACGAGCGCGATCAACAGGATGTCGAGAAAGCGTCCCGATCGGCGCGACACTTCGGGATCCTGCCCGACGAGCAGCAGCAATGTCTCGCCATGGGCCAGGATCAGGATCATCGGCACCGCGCCGACGCCGGCCACCCACAAGGCCATGCGGAACGAACGCCGGACATCGCGCACGGCATGCGCGCGGGCGCCGAGTTCGGCGGCGATGATCGGTGCCGCCGCGCTGGTCAGCCCGATCAGCGCGAACATCAGCAGGTTGAACAGGAACACGCCAAGCGTCGCAGCAGCGAAATCGATCGTGCCCAGCCGCGCCACGAACACCACATCGACCGCCGCCACCGCCATCTGTAACAGGTTAGCGCCGACCAGCGGCGCGGCGAGCAGCACCAGCGCGCGCAGTTCGTCCCGCGCGGTGGCGGGCGGCGGGCCGACCAGGGCCTGGGCTGCGGGAGTGACGTCCATGGAGCGGCGGGGTCTAGCCGCTGATGCAGGAGCCGTCACCCTGCGAGCGTTTATACAGCATCGTGTGAGCGTAACGCCGTCATTCCCGCGCAGGCGGGTATCCATGCTGGCCGACGTTTCGGATATGCTGTGATGTCTGGACTATGGATCCCCGCCTGCGCGGGGATGACGTGGACGGCTATGATCTTCGGACATGTGAGGCGACCGCTTTGGTACGAACCGATCCACCCACAAGCGTATTGCCCCGGCGATACACGCCGGGGTAAGGCCTGACGCAAGCGGCCGTTGGGGCGGCGGGAGACGTTGCGTGAGATTGGTTCGGGGCGCCTGGAAGATCCTGGTCGGCATCAAGGACGCGCTCGTGCTCGCCGCGATGCTGCTGTTCTTCGGCCTGTTGTTCGCCGGGCTGGCCGCACGGCCGAACCCCACGACGATCAAGGACGGTGCGCTGGTGCTGGCGCTGAACGGCCAGATCGTCGAACAGGCAACCGAGGCCGATCCCTTCGCCGCGCTCTCCGGCAGTCGCGCCCCGCTGCGCGAATACCAGCTGCGCGATGTCGTGCGCGTGCTCGACAAGGCCAAGGACGACGATCGCGTAAAGGTCGTGGTGCTCGATCTCGACCGCTTTGCCGGCGGCTATCCCGCGGCGCTGACCCAAGTCGGCGAGGCGATCCGGCGCGTGCGCGACGCACGCAAGCCGGTGCTGGCCTATGCCACCGCCTATACCGATAGCGGCTACCGACTGGCGGCGAATGCCAGCGAGATCTGGATGAACCCGATGGGCGGCACGTTGTTTGCCGGCCCGGGCGGATCGCAGCTCTATTACAAGGGCCTGATCGACCGGCTCGGCGTCAACGCGCATGTCTACCGCGTCGGCAAGTACAAGTCGTTCATCGAGCCGTACACGCGCGCCGACCAGTCGCCCGAGGCCAAGGAAGCGGCGCAGGCGCTGCAGAGCGTGATCTTCGCGCAGTGGAAGGACCAGATCGCTCGCGCCAGGCCCAAGGCGCAGCTGGCGGCGTTCCTGACCACGCCAGACACGCTGATCATGGGCGCGGGTGGCGACATCGCCAAAGCCAATCTGCAGGCCGGGATCGTCGACAAGCTCGCCGAGCGGATCGATTTCGACAAGCACGTGGGCGAGATCGCCGGCACGGACACGCGGAAGATCGCGGGCAATTTCAACACGATCAAGTACGACACCTATCTGAAGGCCAATCCGCTGCCGAGGAGCGGCGACGCAATCGGCGTGCTGACGGTCGCCGGCGAGATCGTCGATGGCAAGGCGAACGCCGGTACCGCGGGCGGCGATACGATCGTCCAGGCGCTGCTCGATGGCCTGGCCAAGAAGAAGCTGAAGGCGCTGGTGGTGCGGGTGGATTCGCCGGGCGGCTCGGCGCTCGCCTCCGAGAAGATCCGTCGCGCGGTCCTGGAGGCCAAGGCGCAGAAGCTGCCGGTGGTGATCTCGATGGGATCGGTGGCGGCATCGGGCGGTTATTGGGTGGCGACCGCAGGCGACAGGATCTTTGCCGAACCGACAACGATCACCGGCTCGATCGGCATCTTCGGGCTGATTCCGACGTTCGAGAACACGTTGGCGAAGATCGGCGTGACCACCGACGGCGTGAAATCGACGCCGCTGTCCGGCCAACCGGACGTGCTGGGCGGCACCAATGCGGAAACCGACCGCGTGCTGCAATCGGCGATCGAGCATGGCTATGCGCAGTTCATCGCCCGCGTGGCGAGCGCGCGGAAGATGACGCCGACGCGGGTCAACGAGATCGCACAAGGCCGCGTATGGGATGGCGGGACGGCGCGGCAGCTGGGGCTGGTCGATCAGTTCGGCAACCTGTCGGACGCGATCGCCTATGCCGCGAAGCGCGCCGGCCTCGATCCCGCCAAGGTGCAGACGGTGTATCTGGAGAAGGACCCCGGCTGGGCCGCGCAGCTCGCCGCGCAGTTCCGCGGCGGGGACGATGACGAGGATAGCGGGGGCGACGTGTTCTCCCGCATCGGCGCGGACCGCAAGGCGATCCTCGCCCGTGCGATCGGCGACATGCAGCGGCTGACGCGCTCCTCCTCGATCCAGGCGCGCTGCCTGGAATGCGCCGGGATGGGGCCGGTCGCGACGCCCAGTGCCGGCGATATCCGCTTGGTCGACCTGATCATCGCAAAGTTCACCTGGTGATCGGCATCCGCCCCGCCCGCCCCGAGGATGCGGCCGCGATCGCGGCGATCTATGCGCCGTTCGTGCTGACCGGCACCGTGTCGTTCGAGACCGAAGCGCCCGATGCCCGCGCGCTCCGCCACCGCATGGCGGCGTCCGACGGGCTGTATCCATGGCTGGTCGCGACCAATGGCGAGGATGCGGCAGGGGGCGGCGTGCTCGCCTACGCCTATGCCACCCGCTTCCGCGACCGGCCGGCGTACAAATATGTCGTCGAAACGTCGATCTACGTCACCGGCACGGTCGAGCGGCAGGGCGTCGGGCGGCTGCTGTACGAAGCGCTGGTCGATACCTTGCGCGCGCAGGGGTTCACGCAGGCGATCGGCGTGATTGCCCTCCCCAACGAGGGTTCG contains:
- the prsK gene encoding XrtA/PEP-CTERM system histidine kinase PrsK, translating into MALTVILWAHALAALLFGMIALSQVRDAATALPRLTFLVALIATALWALAVAGIDAGDVATHITEGLRDFSWLAFMYALVRRDRTAPYARTVTLLYATVAAILVAAIGVAIAGKFRPLDVAAFANGRMALRMMVAVSALVLVHHLYAAAAPVNRGGIRLLVVALAAMWGVDLVVYAIGYVTQSWADDLVALRGVAVALLAPLFAVAVLRNGDWTLRLSRSVAWQSLSLAAVILYLLVTVLATSLIARIGGDYVRVAQTAFVFGSTTAVLTLVSSPWLKAWAKVKLAKHLFRHRYDYRAEWIRFTETLGKMDGVLALEQRVVKAVADLTDSPAGVLLVPETNGLGVSAEWNWASERLPVAPLGEGATGHLTGSVRIIELDAVRSGDDKTEDGSTLPSWIVDASAAWVLVPLVHLHRLQGAILLARPPVDRALDWEDFDLLRIVGRQVASHLAEARAQEALAEAERFDEFNRRFAFILHDIKNLVSQLTLTARNAERHAHNPDFRADMIATLQDSAGRMNALLARLSQHHIAQAEELRPTGLLPLIERVAGRMQHPILVTGNATTAAADPLRLEQMLGHLVQNAIDASSPEDPVHIMVAAEGKRAVIRIVDTGCGMSPAFVRDKLFKPFVSSKPGGFGIGAFEARQLTEGMGGAVHVSSREGEGTTFRIELARASDIQLDQAA
- a CDS encoding TIGR03013 family XrtA/PEP-CTERM system glycosyltransferase, encoding MIRLFKHYVPHAVLLLGLFDIVLLIVAAEFGWSYRARQIDMLVEPIHTRIPQLLTFAASLELSMIAVGVYAANSLQSLRHAAARIMVAVSLGIIFLSVLFFLVPQLTFWRSNLLYSMIAAAILLLTLRVLLGKLIGGQAFKRRVVVLGAGARAARLKALAATPGAGFVVVGYVSMSESQRVIPEAISRDAIYNLADHVVLLNASEVVLALEERRNALPLKDLLRIKTTGVHVNEISTFLERETGRVDLQSVNPSWLIFSDGFSSGRMFSSVFKRLFDIAASALLLTLMLPVILLTVLAIKLESKGPAFYRQRRVGLYNVAFDCIKLRSMRTDAEIDGKAMWAEKDDPRITRVGRIIRKLRIDELPQTWSVLKGEMSFVGPRPERPQFVEDLEQQLNYYAERHMVKPGITGWAQINYPYGASIEDSRQKLEYDLYYAKNYSPFLDILILLQTIRVVLWPEGAR
- a CDS encoding mannose-1-phosphate guanylyltransferase; its protein translation is MSTPERPKQMLPLTAEQTMLQLTASRATGERFAAPIVVANARHADMIDTQLSAIEAAAQTIILEPAGRNTAPAIALAAIAAGGGAEALLVMPSDHVIADVPAFHAAIHAAMPIVEQGWLVTFGIAPQAPEVGYGYIKVGEEITAGVNRVARFVEKPPLAKAQEMLANGDHAWNGGIFLFRADVYLGALAVHAPEMLAACQDAMVGARQDGRRVFPDAEAFARSPADSIDYAVMEKAERVAVVPVDMGWSDVGSWDALHAISDQDDDGNAHASHGDGKVIALETVNCLVRSDGVRIAMVGVEDLIVVASGNDVLILPRGRSQEVKKLIEAMKDA
- a CDS encoding Uma2 family endonuclease encodes the protein MDRRSESCAGHKNQNGRRAGGNAVSSVRRKARALPVPAKQSKPSHQAGTQRAVEQSAALCLSVQTVYLYPMTGVALDPAYRRVSVEEFLEMDFRGAKAELDDGLIYMMTGSSEMHARVAGNISAFLRQKLRGSGCRPYGSDFATRTADRTIRFPDVTVYCNDPSAPGNERKQLLGDPQVVVEILSPSTSSYDQKIKLQEYRELAGVQEIVLVDPQTERVRLVRRTGVAGWIDDWLDAGADLILASLDLTIPHGEIFARD
- the groL gene encoding chaperonin GroEL (60 kDa chaperone family; promotes refolding of misfolded polypeptides especially under stressful conditions; forms two stacked rings of heptamers to form a barrel-shaped 14mer; ends can be capped by GroES; misfolded proteins enter the barrel where they are refolded when GroES binds), whose translation is MAAKDVKFSRDARERILRGVDILADAVKVTLGPKGRNVVIDKSYGAPRITKDGVTVAKEIELKDKFENMGAQMLREVASKTNDVAGDGTTTATVLAQAIVREGMKSVSAGMNPMDLKRGIDLAVVKVVEDIKSRSKPVAGTKEVAQVGIISANGDTVVGEKIAEAMERVGKEGVITVEEAKGLEFELDVVEGMQFDRGYLSPYFVTNPEKMSVELNDPYILIHEKKLSNLQAMLPILEAVVQSGRPLLIIAEDIEGEALATLVVNKLRGGLKVAAVKAPGFGDRRKAMLEDIAILTKGEMISEDLGIKLESVTLGMLGTAKRVTIDKDNTTIVDGAGEHESIKGRTDAIRQQIENTTSDYDKEKLQERLAKLAGGVAVIKVGGSTEVEVKERKDRVDDALHATRAAVEEGIVPGGGTALLYATKCLEGMKGANDDQTRGIDIVRKALYAPVRQIAQNAGHDGAVISGKLLEGNDANQGFNAQTDVYENLVEAGVIDPTKVVRTALQDAASVAGLLITTEAAVSELPDDKPAMPMGGGGGGMGGMGGMDF
- the groES gene encoding co-chaperone GroES; translated protein: MTFRPLHDRVLVRRVEAEEKTAGGIIIPETAKEKPQEGEVVSAGTGARNEAGEIHPLEVKAGDKILFGKWSGTEVKIDGEDLLIMKESDILGIVG
- a CDS encoding MATE family efflux transporter, whose protein sequence is MDVTPAAQALVGPPPATARDELRALVLLAAPLVGANLLQMAVAAVDVVFVARLGTIDFAAATLGVFLFNLLMFALIGLTSAAAPIIAAELGARAHAVRDVRRSFRMALWVAGVGAVPMILILAHGETLLLLVGQDPEVSRRSGRFLDILLIALVPGVAAGVMRTAAAALGRPNWALGVSAIALGIGVLGNWLLVFGNAGFPALGLEGSAWASVASMTAMMLAYYVILTRDRRLRRFRLFGRWWRTEWPRFRQIVRLGIPIMLTWVFEGALFGGAALLMGLIGVNEVAAHAVALNIAAVAFQVPFGISQAATIRVGMAYGASDHGWIARAGRVALTVGIGFMVLTASLIWAMPRLFVGAYIDVDAPANAIVVGLAVQYLAIAALFQLVDGAQAVAAGVLRGLQDTRVPMLIALFGYWVIGFGTSILLGFGLHWQGVGIWLGLAAGLLAVSIMLVWRWSSRVRLGLLPA